ATGCTGTGATGTGTGTTCAAATATATTGTGCTTGTATTGAATACACCTTGTAACTTTATACTAAAATCTAATGTTCTGCAGTGAATTAGTTTCATCTGATACTACCTTTCTAATAGTAATTGTCATGTTGTGAATTTGTTCTTATGGGGCAACCCCTAGTAGACTTCAGATCTTCTCTTGCTATGGCTATTGGACGCGTGCGATATTTTAGTGAGGACGTAACTCACATCCCTGTCATACAGGATCCAGAAATTCGAAATGTTTTCAAGGACTTGATGGTTGCAAGTTGGTATGAGCTTTATGATAATGTGAAGAAAGCATTGTCTAAAAACACTTATGACAAAGCTGGCCAAGAAGTTTTGAAGAATGTCTTCCGTGCAGCTGAAGCAGTTGAGGAATTCGGCGGCACGCTCATTTCTATGAAAATGGAACTTGATGACAGCATCGGATTGAGTGGCGagctattataatttaaacagAAGTACATGACCTATTTCCTTTTCTCTGTCTCCATGATTCTTGTAGTTTGATGGTTATAATTTTTCTATAGGATGTAAAACCTTTATCAGATGATTTTGCCAATGCACTTCGAACTGTTTATCAACGATATTCTGCCTATTTGGATGCATTTGGACCTGATGAGGGTTATTTACGGAAAAAAGCAGAAACAGAGTTGGGATCAAAGATGATATACCTGAAGATGAGGTGCAGTGGGCTCGGTTCAGAGTGGGGAAAGGTACTAAAACTAGTTTCACTGTGTTAAACAGAATATAGCATGATTACATCTATTTAGGTAAAATAAGCATGATGTAGGGTTCCATGAACTAATTACAGCCTAAGCCTATGGGAAATGAATATATGATGAACAAAATAGGTCATGTCAAGTCACATGTCCAACAGATAGAAATGGAGTAGATATCCTAATCAATTAACCAGTTAAGACAACCTTGGACAAAACTCAATGAAGATCATACTTGATTTTGCAATAGAAATGTAATTCATACACTTGCTCCTCAAATCCAGTCCTCCCTAAACTCCCTTTTTCAGTCCTGCTGTTGTATCATACCTTGGAGCTTTGTTTTCACCTCCCTGATCTCTTATCACTCAGTTATGGTTCATTTCTAGAACTAGAATTGGAAATCTTTAttcattattttgtttttctctgCTTGCCTCCATTGCTGAGGCTAGAATGAAAGGGCATTAAACTCGAGCCACCTTAACTATTCTGGTGCGTTTACGCCATGACCAAGATTCAGAAGGAGATTTGGGCAAAGGAGGAAGCAACACGGCTTTCCTGCAGAGACCAAATGGCCATCCTTTGCAGTGACACAAATCCAGAAATATGGAACGTCTTGGAAAATCTTCCAACTCAAGAACCTCACTGAAACTTGAGCAGCGTGAGAAGTTTGTCTTCACAGAAACAAAAGGTTCATTGCTCAAAGCACTTGAACGACAAGAGAAACAACTCTTAACAGACACAAATTCTTCCCTTTCTTCCTCCTCATCTTCATCGTCGTCATCGTTTTCTGGCAAAACTTTCGGAGCCAACAACAGCTCCCCAGTTCTGGGAGATATCACCCAAGAAAAGCTATCTGTCAGAACAAAGGATCTTTGCCTAGAGTTCTCCATTGCACGGCTTCGAATTGCTGAAACAACAACCTGAAGAAACAATCAAACACAATACAACAAAACCAGAAAAACATTCATGG
The sequence above is a segment of the Manihot esculenta cultivar AM560-2 chromosome 5, M.esculenta_v8, whole genome shotgun sequence genome. Coding sequences within it:
- the LOC122723652 gene encoding uncharacterized protein LOC122723652, yielding MGVFYHDEPPKISRKCKFLTATLKDAFSNCRARRRLPTSRPEVEHPSSDGDDEQEVVVSAIRSRAMENSRQRSFVLTDSFSWVISPRTGELLLAPKVLPENDDDDEDEEEEREEFVSVKSCFSCRSSALSNEPFVSVKTNFSRCSSFSEVLELEDFPRRSIFLDLCHCKGWPFGLCRKAVLLPPLPKSPSESWSWRKRTRIVKVARV